GATGAATTTGCATTTGAAACAGAAATGGGTGTTCAGATGGATGAACAGACAAAACAACTTGAAGTAGATTACTGATATAAAATGTGTTATGTGCAATTGACAGGTCAGGACACATTTTGCAAGGCCTAACTGGAAGGAGGTCTTCACTAGAATTGCTTCCAAGCACCCCAATTCTACAGTAGGTAATATTCTGACCCAATTTGAAACCTCTCGATCTCCTAGTTGTTTTCAAGCACCCCAATTCTACCATTTGTATCAAATGCTAAGcatcatgaaaaaaaacaactgaCAATCAGTCAATCTTATATCATTCTGATCATAGTAAATTTTCTTTATACTTGCAGGGGTATTTTACTGTGGAAAGCCCACACTAGCCAAAGAATTGAAGAAACTATCACTTGACATGAGCCACAAAACGACAACTCGCTTCCATTTCCACAAGGAGTACTTCTGATGGAATACAGAACAGTCATGATTACAGTAGATATTGataaaaagaatcaaaattttTTGCATAGAAGCAAACTGACCCTCTTCACCATTTGTAAATGTACATAGTATAATGCAGAGGGATAGATAGAAACATTTTTATTAACAAATTTGAGAGGGCAAAATCTTCAGTGCCCTCAGCCATCGTCTATCATAGATATACATGTATAGCCTATAGCTACTCATCAGATGCTAAGCTTACAAGACCCTGAGGTCACCAAAGTACACGTCTACCAGTCTAGTACTGGCAGTGGCATTGCGCAGTGATACTATATATGGATATTCAGTTGGGCCTTGGCATTAACACAGAAAAGAAGACTCATAAAATATGATCACGTGATCCTTACTGCAAGCATATTGCAGTACTCTATATTCGTTGAAACAAATAACATGCTGTATAATTAGCATACCAGTAAAGAGCTGCTTAGGCTTTATTTTGTACTTTGAAGGCACTTTGTATAGCCTTCACTTCAGTAAGTGCTGTTCAACATACCACAATAGCACAAGAAGAATTGCTtactattaaaaaaactaatggAATGGATTGTCACAAGTAATAATGTACAACATATCCACATATCTATTGAAGCTattaaagacaaaaaaaaaaaacatttttactaCGCAGTAGCCCTATAGTTCCTAAACCAAGGTCAGAAGGAGAAACAACAGTCTTCAGATAGTACTTACACCTATTTAACGCCTAGGAACTTAATCCTTTGCAAAGAACAGCGAGTCTAGATTCTTTTCCACAGAAAGGACGCTACATTTTAGTGATGAAGTATGCTGCGCAAAGAGCATCATGTGCGGAAATCCTCTGCAGAATAAATAAAAGCAGAAAGGTATTAGATTGTTTCCACGTTCAAGACCCACAGTAAAAAAACCTTAAGAATATTCTTCTATAGAGAGTACAATTGATTCTCTAAATCATAGTATAAAAAACTGATACAAAATTGATATTAGCTGGCTCCATTCATATTGAATTCCAGATACATCATATCCGATTtcagaaatttaaattttattttatactagAATGATGTGCACATTAATTATTGTCCAGTTCAAACAAATGCATATATGATTTACATCAGATCAACAAGCAACCTCGACCTGCATAGAGTGTTTTACAAAGGTTTCCTACATTTAACACACATGTCTACACAAATCCACTCACAACTATCTTCTGAAGTGAAGAGGTGAAGTTGAGTGTGGAGTGCACAATCCCCGCTTACTCCTTTGAGCAGCATAGATATAGCATAGCAATTAAACATAGAACCTTCCCTGAATGTGTTTAAAATGTAACAACTATTTATGTTTACGATACCAATAGGGTTAAGTACGTTTTACCCCTCCTCAACTATCACAAAAGTTTGATTTACCCCCTCAACTATGAAACCAGACAACACGcacccctcaactattaaatCCAGACACTTAACCCCTTTGTGCTGGTAGTTTTGGCCAGGTTGTCTGAGGTGGCACCTCCACTTGGCGATGACATGGCAGCACATTAAAATATCCCATCTGTCCCTCTgcttctccccttctctccccgTGAAAATTCCCTACTCAAATCAAATCCCTAACCGTAGGCTGTAGCTACTCAAATCAAATCCCTAACCACGAGCAGCCACCAGAAGGCCGCTCTGCCTTCTTCAACCGGGAAGATTGACAAAATTAAAGTGGTGGTCAGGGAAAGGTCAGAACATCACCTCACCATCAGGACCATAAGGGAAGACTTATGGTTATGGCTAATGTCAGACTTGTGGGATGATGATCTTTTGATTTTGCTTGTGGCTAATGTCAGACTTATGGCTAAGTGACTTATGCATGTAATGCAAGACacggtatattatggttatgtTAATGTCAGCCTTATTGTTATGTTAATGGCAACCTTGCCAAATTCAGTTCTGCAAATTACACCTTTATgtgctttttttcttcaaacaatAGGACAGTCGCAAATTGATGGATTGTTCAGCCACATGGAGATGACATGTCGGACAGCATGGTCTAAACCATCTAAAATAGGGCGCAGGGGATTAAGTGTCCAGATTCAACAATTGAGGGGTGTATCTTGTCTGGCTTTGTAGTTAAGGGGGGCAACTCAAACTTTTGCAATGGttgacgggggggggggggggggggggtaagtTTAGAACTAATCGTTATCAATGGATATCTTGAGTTCTATAAATTAGTCCAAATCTTTACATAAACATATAGTAGTTTACATCTTAAATGGTATAAGTGGCCTAAATTGAGATGGCTCTCATGCCTCAACATCATATGAATTCTTGTACACTGAAACATAAGAAAGGGTAACATACCTCAGTAGGATTAAGGATCAACATGCGATCAATTAAATCCACTGCATGAGAGTCAAAGCTGTAGAAGAAAGTTTTTAGCCACATTACTCCATTATTCTTAATCTTACTAGAAAAACAGTAACTACTGTTGATAAACGGATGAGAAGTGATAGCAGGTGGACTACTTGTGAAAAATATCTCTCAGACGTCGTTTCGTTGGGGTTGTAGGATGAATAGTCTTGTACAATGGAAGTTTGGATACTCCTGGCCAGTTTTCCTCATTTGGAAATCCACAGAGTTCAAATATTTTTGATAGCTGCTCTTGCTAAAACAACATACGAGCTTCTGTCAGAGTTTTATATggaaataaaatacaaaatgaaGATTGTAAATATCATGCAGTAATATATCTGAATCCAAAAGAAAGACCATTGTGTTGACATGCTTAGTGCTTATGAGGGGGAGGGGTCGTTCTTGGAGccaagaaaaaaatgcaaaaaagaaaTTTGGCATAATGTCATTTCACTATGAGGAAACGTAACAAAAAGGGCAATCAGGATCAATAGTTGctcaatttcaaaatataaaagaatataATGTGTGCACGTGATATATTTGTGGAATGGCATTTTTCCAAAGAAACATATCTATCCTTCATATATCTTTCTGATCATATGTTTCAAGTGTACTATATACCATAGATTACAACTTTTGAAATGGAGAAGAGGAGTAAAAGTAGAACTTAACTGAAAAAAATTTGGACAGATAAGAAATGTCACGGTGAAGGTAAAATCTaatccccgcgcgcgcgcgcgaattAGTCTTACGGCGAGACACCTGCTACAGCCGTCCGACGATGTGAGTCTCATGTAGTACATCTACTAatctatttaaattttttgatggcttatatatttcaaaccatgtattatttttaagatctgTTTTAACCATTAAACTCCActcaaaatatatgataaaatgagtacaatattaaatatattgaaatatttaaaagtaatttagttAAACAGTAGAAGTAACTAAGCTCTGCAATGGAAGCAACTTTTTATAGAATGCATTAGAAGTAATTACATATATGTGTCAAAAGAAATATCTTCATAGTAAAGTGTGGATTCACAAGTAAATACATAACTTTTTATTCGAGGTAAACCATATGTTTGTGTATATATCTATAGATTATTGTTTTCGATGAAagcaatttattttatataggaAGTAACTCTTCATATTATTAAAAGTTGCTACACTCATAGAGGAAAGTAACTGAAAAAATAGAACTAACCTTTTACGGTGTTAGAAATAACTGCACTGCTAGAGAGAAGCAACTCTTCATGGTATTTAAAGTAACTATATTGGTATAGGGAAGTAACTCTTCATAATATTTAAAGTAACAACACTGCTACAAAAGTAAAtaatttgaatatattcaatattggaCTCAGTTTTGTCATATATGTTCAGTAGATTACGATGGTTCAATTGGATCTTAAAAACAATATACGGTTTAAAAGATATAAGCCACCAAAGATTTTAAAAGTACTAGACTCTGTTAGCATGTGACTGCATAGTACTAAAAGTGAAAGTGCATTATGACATGTCTTTTTTCCAACAAAGCTGGACCTGAGGAAAAGATGCAACGCTTCTATTTTTGGTAAGTGCGTTGTGTCACTGCTTACgattcccttttctttttctttttttttttggaaaaacatGTGCGGGAGTTTGCTGTAGCCCGTGGGTTTCTATTTTTGGACGGTCGCTCATTAGCGCTAAAGCACTACTACGCGCCACATAGTCGCGTCCAAAAAATCATCATGCTATAGACAAAAAAAGGTTCAGTTTGTACATGAAACCATAAGTTGTAATATTAGGCGTTCAACATGCATTATCGAGTATTAGAAAACATCAAAAGTACAAGGTAATTCATTGATCTTATCCCCTAGTCCCAATCTCAATAATAGCAATAATAGAAATAGGAAAACAAGGAAAAGTAAAAGGAATGTATCATACCTCAGTTCTGCCAGGAAATAATGGTTTCCTCAATAAAAATTCTGCAAATATGCAACCAACAGACCATATATCCACTGCTTCAGCATAATTTGTGGCACCGAGGAGCAACTCTGGGGGTCTAAGAGCAGTTTGTAGAATGAAGGAAATTGATATCAGCAAAAGgagataggaaaaaaatacaacacaAGTAAACATGTTGGGGTTGGACAAGATGATATATAATAGCATAAGTCCTTAATTCTTTATTCGACTTACCGGTACCAGAGAGTAataacatgatttgtgaaactTCCGTCTCTAGTGAATGGCCTTGCAAGGCCAAAATCAGCGAGCTTTAACAGCTTACCACCACCACTTATTAGAAGATTAGCCCCTATAAATGGTAACAAGTAATCTGAGGGTCGAATAAAAATGATCATAGATATAAAAGTTGAAGATACATTCAAACAGAACAAACCTTTGATATCACGATGAAGTACATTGTTGACATGGCAGTAGTGCAATCCTTTTAACAACTGCTCCATATAATACTACAGAAATGAAAATAGACAACAATGAATAGGCTGTTCTTAAGGAGTACAATCAACTTGTATCCTGCTTGGTGAAGCACTGAAGCTTAATTTGTTTACAACAGCTTGCATAAAACTATACAAGAGAAACTGAGCGAGAGAAGAATCTTTTGTTTTGGTAAGCTTACCGTTCAATGTTAATTGTTACAGCAAGTTAAATCATATTTCTGCAGCAAGTATATATTAGTGGAAATTTTATTCTGTTGGAACCTGCAGGTACCACGCTAACCATGTGAATTGTTGCATGCAATATTTTATCCTATCCGATAGGCATCAAGGCACAAGACAACATCCCTACCACTATCCCAACCTCCCTCGTCCTTGATACCATCACAAATACTTATTTGTCCTTCACATACTCCTTGCTGCAACCCTCAGCCCTCCTTGGTCACTGTTGCCAGACCTGGTTTCCCAATTCCCATAAATGTCACCATGGTCCACAAACCACAGATGGCCTCTCACTCTATCCATCCCCGGCATGCAGCAGTAGTGTGGAAACACTTGAAACCAGGCCAAGTTAGTTGTTTGAGGCTACTGATGAAGGAGGTGACAGGATCCATGTCCAGGAAAAATAAAAGCAGGTATTGATCCCCCCCCCCTATGGTGAATTCTTGGAGAACTTGAACCAATTTTGGAAGTTTTGTGATTTACTAGTTTAAATCTCTCAATTCTCAGGATGAAAGCAGAAAATTCCTAATCCAAGACAATAGCTCCTTTAATCTTTAGCTCAAAATTCCATAGTCCACTTTGAAAGTACGAGAAGAAAGGGGGCATCTCTCTAAAACACAGGGGCGGAGATAGAGTCATTAGGAGGGGTTCCCAGGAACCcggtgaaaaaaaatttgtaactaaACCTTACCTATTTTCACCATGTGTGCACCCCCCTCAATATAAATTTAGGCACCCATATCAACTTAAACTCGATATAAAGtgagtaaattaaacaagtggcACCCCCCCTCCATTtcgttctagctccgcccctgcttAAAACACATGGGATAGAAGAACTACATATACCAGAGTACCTTGACTTGGGATGGGGTACTGTGGTGCAAGACTTTCTTCAAATCATGATCCATGTATTCAAAAACCATATAGATATCTCCCCTATACATGTAATCATCTGCAGAATTTAAGCATAGGTTATGAATGATTTCTGTGCATTGATCaatatgaagaaaaaattgAGCAGAATGAAAAATtattaaacaaaacaaataaaatatatcagcATTAGCACATCAATGGAGAATGCAAGAAACAAAGAATAAAGTAACTGACCTGATCCTCCTGCTCCATGTGCTGTACCTGAAAAATATTTACACATGGTTGGAATATGCAGTTTTCTGTACTCTTAGACATCTTGAAATTGCTAGAAGAAATTTGTTACCAGGAGATACTACAATCTCTTTCAATCTGATGATGTTCTCGTGATCCAGCTTTTTTAATAGTTTAATCTCACGCAAGATTTGGCGTGGAAACTACAAAAGTATGGATCAGATCAGAGAAGTGCAATGTTCTTCAATGAACACGGTTGCTCATTAGAAAGAGTAGCCATAGCTTTGTGGATATCATAAAGCTTACCCCTTCTTTGCCATCATCCAGTTTGATTTTCTTAAGCGCTGCTCTTTCTCCAGTTATAATATCCATAGCCTCGAATACTTCACTGAGATTgttaggaaaaataaataaatgtagaGGTAAAACTAGCGCACTGCCAGCTTGGCCAATGGTGAAGAaggtaaattcataaaaaaactGGTACcacatttaaatatttaatatgtaTTGTTATTATATATTGGTCCtaaggaaaataaaaaggaaacaaaTATTGCAACTGCGTCATTTATTTTTGGACTCAGTGAGCTGCAAACTGCAAACCATACTAGTGTGGCATAATCTGGACTGTTGCCAATCAAGCGAAACCTCATTTCTTCTGCACACAGGAAAGAGCAGTCTTGGATTCTTTTTCCTTATGGAATATGGATGAAATTGCAAAGTCGTTGGACCTAACAAGACAATATTCGAATTCACCCATCAATTACATGTCTCTAACATTCTTTATCTTTTCCTAATGTACTTCGGCAAATGAGATGTGAATTTTTAATAAACCTGCTTTGTACAGGACAAAGGCCTATGTTAAGAAAGATATGCTACTCCGTGTGAAGAGACGGGATGTTTCGAACGAATCATTTATATTGGTTAGTGTTGTAGCGAGCATTAAGACATGTCCTCTTTCTTTCATCATGGTGAAAATCTCAACTAGCTAGCCGCCGTGGATAAATTACTTCTCATTGTTGCAGGTTAGTCAGCGTATCTGCCAAATAACTAGCGAATTCAGCAATCAGCTGTAAATGAAATGCCCCACGTGCAACATTAACCAACGAAACCTAACCGAAACCAACGAACCACTACATATTTCTAGAGCTCAAACGAAAAGGAGTAACTAAATATAGGGAAAACAACTAGACCAAAAATGTCGCCTCGCATTCTGAAGCGAGCAAACTAGCCAGCAACAATTGACACAAAGCGTGCATTGACTTGACGAGAATTCGACCTCTCACAATTCCGTGGAACCACAGCCCTAACTAGGGGGGTGAGACGAACATCCCGCCCCCCACTACGATCTCAAAGGCTACACCGCTACACTCCACCGCGGCTCAACCACGCCGCAAGGGAGACAGCGATTTCGCACGAAACAGTTCATAGCGCGAGAGGCGGAGATCGAGGGGAAGTTTCGCttacccgtaggtgccctcgCCGATCTTGCGGATGCGCCTGAAGCAGTCGACGGTGCGGGCCCCGGCGGGGGCGTAGTCGGCCAGGTTGAGCGCTCCCGGAGGCGCCTCCTCCCCGTCCATCACGCAGCGGGCGGCGGAATcaacggcgagggcggcggcggcggcggcgacggcgaaggctaGGCTAGGCAGGCAGCGGAGCGGAGGAGTAGCGGCGGACCAGGAGGAAACGAGTCAAAAGCGGCtgactttttctttcttccgcTCTTGGGCTTGGGACGCAACGCCGTCTCGAAGAAGGATTGTCTGGTTGTGGGCTTTATTTGGGCCGAGTGGGCTTCATCTCAGAAAGTCAGTGGGTTTGGGCCGGAGGAAGACTTCTGCCCTCTTTGGATGTCTTTACAATCTgttgtagagaaaaaaaatagagagtaTATTTTGAGTCCCTCAACTATGGCGGAGTCTGATTTATTCCCTCGACAGTAAGAGCCTGTTTGGCTGTTTGGTtatttggtactccctccgtcccattttaagtgcaaccataagtttccatgtccaactttaatcgttcatcttatttaaatttttttctaattaacatgaataatactttatgcgtgacttatgtttttaatttttttttcaaataagacggatgattaaAGTTAGGCATGGAAaattatggttgcacttaaaatgggacagagggaatagAACTCTTAATTTCAAAAGTTAGGTGTTGTGAAGCAGCCAAAACGCAGCTCCACCTccctagttcattttgtgataaCACTTCAACTAGCTCCACTTCTATTTTGGATGGAACTGAAACTGTTTGGATGGGCTCCAGCTTCAGAAGAGGTGGAGCCAGAGCCAGAGGTctaccaaacagggcctaaaacCATTGTAAATTGGATCTCAACAATTTTGCAACCTGATTTTATACCATACTACTATACTATGTGGCATCCACAATGACCCATGTGGAAATTGACACGGACCCATGTGGAATTGACCACGTTTATTTCTTCCTCCAACTATActactctctcctctctcttcttctttccaACAGGCTCGCTATCGTCCTACTTGGCGGTTACCATGCCTTGTGGTCTCATCGGCAATTGACTGTTGGTTTTACAACAGTGTAAGGGGATCAACAAGTGAAGCAAATGGCGTCTTGTGGGTCGGGTTGTTGCCATCCTCGGATGCTTTTGTGACGCTGAGTTCTTTGACCCTGAGTCCCCTTAGGCCCCTTAGGCCTTAGCCTACGCCTCCAAGTTGACCCTTAGTTCATTGTGGGCGGCCATATTGCTGGTATACTCTAGTCAGTGCCCCATTGCCGCtagctccccccccccccccgccatcCCACCTTTCCCACCGCTGGGAGAAGCTCCCCTAGATCCGATTGGATCAAGCTTGTCTCCTATAGTAGTAGGTGCTACTGTTGAACATGCCACAAGCGTCAGTGCAGCCGTCGGAGACTAGGAGTTTGTGGAGTCACCTCGCCGTGATGTTGATGGCACAGCTTGACTTGCACCCCTTGATGCACGGGGGTGATAATGGGTCAATGCCCATGGGTTCTTTCACAACCCTATCTATCCCTCATATATTTTTAGttcaaaataaatagaaatttaGCCCACCCCATTTTATACCCATCAACATTTTGTAGGCTAAAATGTTGGGCACTTTAGCATCCCTATATGCACCCGATGCCACCATGGACGGTTCCTTAtgaaagttcaagtgccattaatttggttttgacGATTAATGACGAATCCAATTACATGAGACTAACATTGTTATAAGCATTTCTTTGTCTACTAGTCTCATATGGATATGaaagtggaatatgtgagaggTGATTTCTGGACTTCATATGAGTTGAGAGAAAAACGTTCATTGATGGTGTACCtaaatcacaaggatgaaatgcatggagatcaaACTATATGTATCACTCTTTCTATCTGTGCACATAttgatatattcatatataatattttcatgTGATTACATAAacatgtgagactaatgttttgtttgagccATATCTTGTTTAGTCTCTTTACATTTAGAACatggagatgatgaaggtatgtttttattttattttctatatttgataaatgccctctattcttgtataggataagctctcaatgtttaatatcttgttatgcatactcttgcttcacacaaatattttgtatgcatacatttagggggagcaaatcctatactttagttatgcatgtaatcGATCCAAGTTATTCACCTTCATTTAATTGAGATCTTTacatttgaacatatatttgagtatatgacacttatGGTGTCGATTaatactcatcatttattcatatccttttatacATGTGATCGGTTGGTCAACACTTGGAGGTTGACAACCGGATCATtgggactaataattttattgagttgaatgaaaaaaatatgccccaaggattacaaaggtgttgatgctcaagtgatatcattacacctaacaataccaagaatgacaaagtgaagatattgaagatgtgtgATACGAAATGGCTAttatggcaagacggtgaagggcaagcgatgctTGATCACGATAGACCATgcggcggtgaagggcaagcaaggggcttggcgccgaagaaccaaatccgatggtgaagggcgagtgacggctttgtcatgatggaccgtgcgagaccatttgaagctacaagtaaccgcatcaatcatttgaagaatatatggtgaaacggtaTCGGCATTGGCGTCCCTCAagacaatgaaagaaagatgaaaaaaagtCATTCCTAATGGTATAATTATCTTCTTgtttacatttgagtttaggaacgccatactattaagagggatgcaacgtcgaggtgtttgtgtatgtctcggtgctcaaagtgacctatcatagtgctaccttaagagaaacccaagctttaacctatcatttgagtggttttagaccttgtttttggttgagttgggtagtcctctgagtgagctttccatagagtccaagatcatCAAAAACGGACTCCCAAGCAAAAAGTTATAGTCATTTTTACTCTGTGCTTTTCGGAAAGTCTAAAAAATTATCGAAAActccgaaaagttttcggatatatccgaaatttttcggatattccgaaaatGGCTACGAATCTAAGATTTGCTTCTGTagattttcggacttgtccgaaaatgcttttcggaaaatccgaaaattaCAGTCTTGGCCTCCAAGGGCTAGTTTTTGAGAAGCttgggtatataaactcctccaccccacctttgagtggctgctgctcttggggagtattagacacatccaaagccaaatagcCATCCCAATTTCCCTACCTCtatggtgcctctttgtgagggggatttgagaaggggagaTAGTTGGATTGTGAGAGTGAagagttgagagctagtgagcttcactccatcctttgtagtgcctctttgtgagagggatttgagaaggggaaagagttggattgagtgattgagaagttgagagctagtgagcttcactccatactttgagcactcgagttcatagcaagcaaatct
The Oryza glaberrima chromosome 8, OglaRS2, whole genome shotgun sequence DNA segment above includes these coding regions:
- the LOC127781683 gene encoding cyclin-dependent kinase C-3 isoform X1, translating into MDGEEAPPGALNLADYAPAGARTVDCFRRIRKIGEGTYGEVFEAMDIITGERAALKKIKLDDGKEGFPRQILREIKLLKKLDHENIIRLKEIVVSPGTAHGAGGSDDYMYRGDIYMVFEYMDHDLKKVLHHSTPSQVKYYMEQLLKGLHYCHVNNVLHRDIKGANLLISGGGKLLKLADFGLARPFTRDGSFTNHVITLWYRPPELLLGATNYAEAVDIWSVGCIFAEFLLRKPLFPGRTEQEQLSKIFELCGFPNEENWPGVSKLPLYKTIHPTTPTKRRLRDIFHNFDSHAVDLIDRMLILNPTERISAHDALCAAYFITKM
- the LOC127781683 gene encoding cyclin-dependent kinase C-3 isoform X2, translated to MDGEEAPPGALNLADYAPAGARTVDCFRRIRKIGEGTYGEVFEAMDIITGERAALKKIKLDDGKEGFPRQILREIKLLKKLDHENIIRLKEIVVSPGTAHGAGGSDDYMYRGDIYMVFEYMDHDLKKVLHHSTPSQVKYYMEQLLKGLHYCHVNNVLHRDIKGANLLISGGGKLLKLADFGLARPFTRDGSFTNHVITLWYRPPELLLGATNYAEAVDIWSVGCIFAEFLLRKPLFPGRTELSKIFELCGFPNEENWPGVSKLPLYKTIHPTTPTKRRLRDIFHNFDSHAVDLIDRMLILNPTERISAHDALCAAYFITKM